Proteins encoded within one genomic window of Gigantopelta aegis isolate Gae_Host chromosome 2, Gae_host_genome, whole genome shotgun sequence:
- the LOC121388987 gene encoding uncharacterized protein LOC121388987 — MGDYRANHCHETSHCIPCWVRYASCLDRVDGLNPWPDLEWKPFFVECYRERTVFQGVCDKSAVFSPLTRACETPYSIPRQNGGWRPSCEERRDGVYPDEYGRCDIYYVCKGEIFTGFFRCERPEIFNPISGECDNPEKVPYPCGDLELPNVCQEKNDGYYLDIFGRCTHYMECKSGELAGVSMCPSGVFNPESRRCDLSQNVIKPCGNLSNPCVFKDDGFFANREKDCIEYFQCERGFMVAKFKCPENTVYNDVTNKCDDVSNTPPPCGIAPECEDKEDGFYPALNKGMQFYYECKNNTFVMYKQCEEDHGGLVFSPTQRNCDFPKQLCLDLHLGPEIC; from the exons atgg gTGACTACAGGGCCAACCACTGTCACGAGACGTCCCACTGTATCCCGTGCTGGGTGAGGTACGCCAGCTGTCTGGACCGCGTGGACGGTCTCAACCCATGGCCGGACCTGGAGTGGAAGCCGTTCTTCGTCGAGTGCTACCGAGAGAGGACCGTCTTCCAGGGAGTCTGCGACAAGAGCGCCGTCTTCTCGCCGCTCACGAGAGCTTGCGAGACTCCGTACAGTATCCCCAGACAAAATGGCGGCTGGAGACCCAGCTGCGAGGAACGCCGGGACGGCGTGTATCCGGACGAATACGGCCGATGCGATATCTACTACGTGTGTAAAGGGGAGATATTCACTGGTTTTTTTCGGTGCGAGAGGCCAGAGATTTTCAACCCAATCTCCGGAGAATGCGACAACCCTGAGAAGGTCCCTTACCCTTGTGGTGATTTGGAACTGCCAAACGTCTGCCAGGAGAAAAACGACGGCTATTACTTGGATATTTTCGGTAGGTGCACCCACTACATGGAATGCAAGTCCGGGGAACTTGCCGGCGTGTCCATGTGTCCCAGCGGGGTTTTCAACCCCGAAAGCAGGAGATGCGATCTGTCCCAGAACGTCATCAAACCGTGTGGGAACCTGTCGAATCCCTGCGTCTTCAAAGACGATGGATTCTTCGCCAACAGGGAGAAAGACTGTATAGAATACTTCCAGTGCGAGCGAGGGTTCATGGTGGCCAAGTTCAAGTGCCCGGAAAACACCGTTTATAATGACGTCACCAACAAGTGCGATGACGTCAGTAATACGCCCCCACCTTGTGGTATCGCACCAGAGTGTGAGGACAAAGAGGACGGGTTTTATCCGGCCCTGAACAAAGGAATGCAGTTTTATTACGAGTGTAAAAATAACACTTTTGTTATGTATAAGCAATGCGAGGAGGATCATGGAGGATTGGTTTTTAGTCCCACGCAGCGAAACTGTGACTTCCCAAAGCAGCTTTGTTTGGACCTCCATCTTGGACCAGAAATATG TTAA